From the genome of Halorussus caseinilyticus, one region includes:
- a CDS encoding LLM class flavin-dependent oxidoreductase: MDEVHRNHQKQVENQVEVAVTADELGYDYALHPEHHFLMQNGSANNPLFTQSAVASRTEDIRLLQTAIILPWNEPIRIAEQAAMLDILSDGRVDIGIGIGTRTLENEPLGQYWGASSQNRAEAWESFEEKYEILVQAWTENFVDHHGTFHDVPPKHTIWENKHDYYYLKHTEDSPAPTEFMSAEGDEVTLNSLPIFPQPKQDPHPMMWRPTMSEGSVKWAAERGINGAVLPGTISQAKNLIDTYYEVAEEADWPDHRPEHDGEPFKFGWDADRRRGVACCVTVFNTDVADDETLERWRLGQEFVQSNNIGAKPDVSGAAIDATPQIESDETLPMVTDTEGIIERITELKEAIGYEDFILFVKASNPGLSREETEAQLRAFSEEVAPHFEE; the protein is encoded by the coding sequence ATGGACGAAGTTCACCGGAACCATCAGAAACAGGTGGAAAATCAAGTGGAGGTCGCCGTTACCGCCGACGAACTCGGGTACGACTACGCTCTCCATCCGGAACACCACTTCCTGATGCAGAACGGGTCTGCCAACAATCCCCTGTTCACGCAGTCCGCGGTCGCTTCCCGGACCGAGGACATCCGCTTGCTCCAGACCGCCATCATCCTCCCGTGGAACGAACCGATTCGCATCGCGGAACAGGCCGCGATGCTCGACATCCTCAGCGACGGCCGCGTTGACATCGGCATCGGCATCGGGACGAGAACGCTGGAGAACGAACCGCTCGGACAGTACTGGGGCGCGTCGTCGCAAAACCGGGCGGAGGCGTGGGAGTCGTTCGAGGAGAAGTACGAGATACTGGTTCAGGCGTGGACCGAGAACTTCGTGGACCACCACGGCACCTTCCACGACGTTCCCCCGAAACACACCATCTGGGAGAACAAACACGACTACTACTACCTGAAACACACCGAGGACAGTCCCGCGCCGACGGAATTCATGTCCGCGGAAGGCGACGAGGTTACGCTGAACTCTCTGCCTATCTTCCCCCAACCGAAACAGGACCCGCACCCGATGATGTGGCGTCCCACCATGTCCGAGGGGTCGGTGAAGTGGGCGGCAGAGCGCGGCATCAACGGGGCCGTCCTCCCCGGCACGATTTCGCAGGCGAAGAACCTGATAGACACCTACTACGAAGTCGCGGAGGAAGCGGACTGGCCCGACCACCGACCCGAACACGACGGCGAACCGTTCAAGTTCGGTTGGGACGCCGACCGACGCCGCGGCGTCGCCTGTTGCGTGACGGTGTTCAACACCGATGTCGCAGACGACGAGACGCTCGAACGCTGGCGACTCGGCCAAGAGTTCGTCCAGAGTAACAACATCGGCGCGAAACCCGACGTTAGCGGGGCCGCAATCGACGCGACGCCGCAAATTGAGTCCGACGAGACGCTCCCGATGGTGACGGACACCGAGGGAATCATCGAGAGAATCACCGAACTTAAAGAGGCCATCGGCTACGAGGACTTCATCCTGTTCGTGAAGGCGAGCAACCCCGGCCTGTCCCGTGAGGAGACCGAGGCACAACTCCGAGCGTTCTCCGAGGAAGTCGCGCCGCACTTCGAGGAGTAA
- a CDS encoding DUF6895 family protein produces the protein MSDEASTDDVREAFDPTPRVPDRDVPAMARRLEATTTSWVEGHADRFDPFRWEDKREQNLRRKAFGEAGLYLLHAHELGGGDDLQSLSSVVADHANDERYFRLLQRRPTMVRKFAYPALYADRSGNLRDDRLSGRLTELLNDEAVWAKQRTSFERFDLWHVAKLSGVEPPFSTDGLLAGSPLAHRPDPFRATAKDVNGLVHELMFWRNLGMDAAGASFPDEPAPGGDLREVLTLLLFRYVAEQNYDVGLEVVMSAVLQRTVAPDLVRTFVGHALSRAEELGYLPKSESSLDSDPRFERFSASASEWATHYHANLVAGFASRVLCDHWDEFVAESAPAENHDYDHEDLLKMGRMVEALMDYDLQSGARRLRDLAGTSVAAAYPEAFDAAVRFLRNQRRPDGTFGYWTDVRSKYVSLTGDGERFDEEIVESTTEACSAALAEIDQLASE, from the coding sequence ATGAGCGACGAGGCTTCGACGGACGACGTTCGGGAGGCGTTCGACCCGACGCCCCGAGTTCCGGACCGAGACGTACCCGCGATGGCCCGACGACTCGAAGCGACGACCACCTCGTGGGTAGAAGGCCACGCCGACCGCTTCGACCCCTTCCGGTGGGAGGACAAACGCGAGCAGAACCTGCGTCGGAAGGCGTTCGGCGAGGCGGGTCTCTACCTCCTGCACGCCCACGAACTCGGCGGCGGCGACGACCTGCAATCGCTTTCGAGCGTCGTCGCCGACCACGCCAACGACGAGCGATACTTCCGCCTCCTCCAGCGCCGTCCCACGATGGTCCGGAAGTTCGCGTACCCCGCGCTCTACGCCGACCGGTCCGGAAACCTGCGCGACGACCGACTCTCGGGCCGCCTCACCGAACTCCTGAACGACGAGGCGGTGTGGGCGAAACAGCGCACCTCCTTCGAGCGGTTCGACCTCTGGCACGTCGCCAAACTCTCGGGCGTCGAACCGCCCTTCTCGACCGACGGACTGCTCGCAGGGTCGCCCCTCGCCCACCGACCCGACCCGTTCCGCGCGACGGCCAAGGACGTGAACGGACTCGTCCACGAACTCATGTTCTGGCGCAATCTCGGCATGGACGCCGCGGGCGCGTCGTTCCCGGACGAACCCGCACCCGGCGGCGACCTGCGCGAAGTTCTCACCCTGCTTCTGTTCCGGTACGTGGCCGAACAGAACTACGACGTGGGCCTCGAAGTGGTCATGTCGGCCGTCCTGCAACGGACGGTCGCCCCCGACTTGGTGCGGACGTTCGTCGGCCACGCCCTGTCTCGCGCGGAAGAACTCGGCTACCTGCCCAAGAGCGAGTCGAGTCTCGACTCGGACCCCCGGTTCGAGCGCTTCTCGGCGTCGGCCTCCGAGTGGGCCACCCACTACCACGCCAATCTGGTCGCGGGGTTCGCAAGCCGGGTCCTCTGCGACCACTGGGACGAGTTCGTCGCCGAGTCCGCGCCCGCCGAGAATCACGACTACGACCACGAGGACCTCCTGAAGATGGGCCGGATGGTCGAAGCCCTGATGGACTACGACCTGCAGTCGGGCGCTCGCCGACTCCGTGACCTCGCCGGAACGTCCGTGGCCGCGGCGTATCCCGAGGCGTTCGACGCCGCCGTCCGGTTCCTCCGGAACCAGCGCCGCCCGGACGGGACGTTCGGCTACTGGACCGACGTGCGCTCGAAGTACGTCTCGCTGACCGGCGACGGCGAGCGCTTCGACGAGGAAATCGTCGAATCGACGACCGAGGCGTGTTCGGCGGCGCTGGCGGAAATCGACCAACTGGCGTCCGAGTAG
- a CDS encoding lanthionine synthetase LanC family protein, whose product MIPNETLREEAEAIADDVADARFDLPGGDAGWVGYGSSKGKPSLRGQKGLYSGQLGVATYFAAMHRCFPGESYGESAYDAVRYLFEEETGELVKGVGLGAGTGTGALVYGLSVMHELTGETRYEELAVEFAREITAEAIRGDERYDVLTGAAGALTGLLGLYERSGASVAKERAVRCGEHLLDDRYDKWGYRVWDTSWDEGVRSFSTGMGHGAAGIAYALYRLSDHTGRDEFRRAADDAIAFENAFYSDRERNWRSNWVFLPHYQLGWRFGLAGVGSARLGSAEYCESDAVARDVDRLDAFDPELGRSDAVCDGTFAQVNLLVDLSRHTGDGEYAEQARRLADRAIERKESQGHYELAHRSRGLYDPTFFAGTAGIGYALLRLVRPDELPSVTRFE is encoded by the coding sequence ATGATACCGAACGAGACACTGCGCGAGGAGGCCGAAGCGATAGCCGACGACGTGGCGGACGCCCGGTTCGACCTGCCGGGCGGCGACGCCGGGTGGGTCGGCTACGGGTCCTCAAAGGGGAAACCTTCCCTGCGAGGCCAGAAGGGACTGTACTCCGGACAGTTGGGGGTGGCCACGTACTTCGCCGCGATGCACCGTTGCTTTCCGGGCGAGTCCTACGGAGAGTCGGCCTACGACGCGGTTCGCTACCTGTTCGAGGAGGAGACCGGGGAACTGGTCAAGGGCGTCGGTCTCGGAGCGGGCACCGGGACCGGCGCGCTCGTCTACGGTCTCTCGGTGATGCACGAACTGACGGGGGAAACCCGGTACGAGGAGTTGGCGGTCGAGTTCGCCCGCGAGATAACCGCCGAGGCGATTCGCGGCGACGAACGCTACGACGTGCTGACCGGCGCGGCGGGCGCGCTGACGGGACTGTTGGGACTCTACGAGCGGTCGGGCGCGTCGGTTGCGAAGGAGCGCGCAGTTCGGTGCGGGGAACACCTGTTGGACGACCGGTACGACAAGTGGGGGTATCGCGTGTGGGACACGAGTTGGGACGAGGGCGTCCGAAGCTTTTCGACCGGGATGGGCCACGGCGCGGCGGGAATCGCCTACGCGCTCTACCGCCTCTCCGACCACACCGGCAGAGACGAGTTCCGGCGGGCGGCCGACGACGCGATTGCGTTCGAGAACGCCTTCTACTCGGACCGCGAGCGAAACTGGCGGAGCAACTGGGTCTTCCTGCCACACTACCAACTCGGGTGGCGGTTCGGACTCGCTGGCGTCGGGAGCGCGCGACTCGGGAGCGCGGAGTACTGCGAGTCCGACGCCGTGGCGCGGGACGTGGACCGACTCGACGCCTTCGACCCCGAGTTGGGTCGGTCGGACGCCGTCTGCGACGGCACCTTCGCCCAAGTCAACCTCCTCGTGGACCTGTCGCGCCACACGGGGGACGGCGAGTACGCCGAGCAAGCGCGGCGCTTGGCCGACCGAGCAATCGAGCGCAAGGAGTCGCAGGGCCACTACGAGTTAGCCCATCGCTCGCGCGGACTGTACGACCCCACCTTCTTCGCCGGAACCGCCGGAATCGGCTACGCGCTCTTGCGGTTGGTCCGCCCCGACGAGTTGCCGTCGGTGACGCGGTTCGAGTGA
- a CDS encoding sporulation protein → MLSPVATVASEDASVEVAVESKTLTVGGTDEVEIGVSDTSGEFRVESLDLEIGTYCRTSGGYERVPVERFALADGLSADSGFTTTRVESVSLPHTAPTSIGSVDAWARTTIATADSTETRETYVNLHPSPTFLAVFDAVIDAGFAFRDIECYRRPDTDRRRFDQALAFVPRSGPYERAMDELLLVVHAEPDTLEVYAAADATYDELRPVGETTPTVLPADADEKRCAAELDSLLGERFG, encoded by the coding sequence ATGTTGAGTCCCGTCGCCACCGTCGCCTCCGAAGACGCCTCGGTCGAAGTCGCCGTCGAATCGAAGACGCTGACCGTCGGCGGGACCGACGAGGTCGAAATCGGCGTCAGCGACACGTCCGGCGAGTTCCGCGTCGAGTCGCTGGACCTCGAAATCGGCACGTACTGCCGCACCTCCGGCGGGTACGAGCGCGTTCCCGTCGAACGCTTCGCGTTGGCCGACGGGCTTTCGGCCGATTCCGGATTCACCACCACTCGCGTCGAATCGGTCTCGCTCCCCCACACCGCGCCGACCTCCATCGGGTCGGTCGATGCGTGGGCGCGGACGACGATAGCGACCGCCGACTCCACTGAGACCCGAGAGACCTACGTCAACCTCCACCCGAGTCCGACGTTTCTGGCGGTCTTCGACGCCGTAATCGACGCGGGATTCGCGTTCCGGGACATCGAGTGCTATCGGCGTCCGGACACCGACCGGCGTCGGTTCGACCAAGCGTTGGCGTTTGTCCCGCGGTCCGGCCCCTACGAGCGAGCGATGGACGAACTCCTGCTGGTCGTCCACGCGGAACCCGACACGTTAGAGGTGTATGCGGCCGCCGACGCCACCTACGACGAACTCCGGCCGGTCGGCGAGACGACGCCGACCGTCTTACCGGCCGACGCGGACGAAAAGCGGTGCGCCGCCGAACTCGACTCGCTCCTCGGCGAGCGATTCGGATGA
- a CDS encoding FAD-dependent oxidoreductase, protein MTATSYDVDEVAIVGGGDVGLLTALLVKEINPGFRVTVVDDFDEDPPETGKSTINHLRTILHGVLDIDEDRFIEEAKPVWKASIHFEDWCGRDSFHLPFDDDLFPLTEKSDQQLEEMYYRYRNHEYRTPNTEFVEQGKTPFKSKDGDRYPHISYHLSLKRFNDLLEDLCEEREIELIDDRIEEVRVEDEEIATIASDATEYDADLYVDATGFKRLLMRNLDNEYNHFDLPIDAAVVAQTDLPLSEVVPATVIESGEAGWFWQIDTYDCRDLGYVYSSSHMSAEEAKAEMMETRKEDISEADIQEYEFESGYYEKAWVGNCVAVGNALGFIEPLQSTALTQSALFAKKFAELVEKGYQLNNQGVRSLYNTFTSRAWRDVYEYISIHYKHAPGGTEFWEDVQSVNSEKTVPQYTHYQQNGFHLHQELDKGLEVPLGPFRFPHWAYFRVLRGFGVESEFYQNLDLDVRPEIASAIDESYEEIQKSVEEYLSYDEFYG, encoded by the coding sequence ATGACAGCCACGAGCTACGACGTTGACGAGGTAGCTATCGTCGGTGGCGGGGATGTCGGTCTTCTCACAGCACTGCTCGTGAAGGAGATAAATCCGGGGTTCCGCGTCACGGTCGTCGACGACTTCGACGAGGACCCCCCGGAGACCGGAAAGAGTACCATCAACCACCTCCGGACGATACTCCACGGCGTACTCGACATCGACGAGGACCGGTTCATCGAGGAAGCCAAACCCGTCTGGAAGGCGTCGATACACTTCGAGGACTGGTGTGGCCGCGACTCGTTCCACCTGCCGTTCGACGACGACCTCTTTCCCCTGACCGAGAAGTCCGACCAGCAACTCGAAGAGATGTACTACCGGTACCGGAACCACGAGTACCGGACGCCGAACACGGAGTTCGTGGAGCAGGGCAAGACCCCCTTCAAGTCGAAGGACGGCGACCGCTACCCCCACATCTCCTATCACCTGAGTCTCAAGCGGTTCAACGACCTGCTCGAAGACCTGTGCGAGGAGCGGGAAATTGAGTTGATAGACGACCGAATCGAGGAGGTCCGCGTCGAGGACGAGGAGATAGCGACCATCGCCAGCGACGCCACGGAGTACGACGCCGACCTCTACGTGGACGCGACGGGATTCAAGCGACTCCTGATGCGGAATCTGGACAACGAGTACAACCACTTCGACCTGCCCATCGACGCCGCCGTCGTCGCCCAGACCGACCTTCCGCTGTCGGAAGTCGTCCCCGCGACGGTCATCGAGTCGGGCGAGGCGGGGTGGTTCTGGCAAATCGACACCTACGACTGCCGGGACCTCGGGTACGTCTACTCGTCGTCGCACATGTCGGCCGAGGAAGCCAAGGCCGAGATGATGGAGACCCGCAAGGAGGACATCTCGGAAGCCGACATCCAAGAGTACGAGTTCGAGTCGGGATACTACGAGAAGGCGTGGGTGGGCAACTGCGTGGCCGTCGGGAACGCGCTGGGATTCATCGAACCCCTGCAATCGACCGCGCTGACCCAGAGCGCGCTGTTCGCCAAAAAGTTCGCCGAGTTGGTCGAGAAAGGCTACCAACTCAACAATCAGGGCGTGCGTAGCCTCTACAACACCTTCACCTCGCGCGCGTGGCGGGACGTGTACGAGTACATCAGCATCCACTACAAGCACGCGCCCGGTGGCACCGAGTTCTGGGAGGACGTGCAGTCGGTCAACAGCGAGAAGACGGTGCCCCAGTACACCCACTACCAGCAGAACGGCTTCCACCTCCATCAGGAATTGGACAAGGGTCTCGAAGTTCCGCTCGGACCGTTCCGCTTCCCCCACTGGGCGTACTTCCGGGTGTTGCGAGGGTTCGGCGTCGAGTCGGAGTTCTATCAAAACCTCGACCTCGACGTGCGACCCGAAATCGCGAGCGCGATAGACGAATCCTACGAGGAGATACAGAAATCGGTCGAGGAGTACCTGTCGTACGACGAGTTCTACGGGTAG
- a CDS encoding sulfite exporter TauE/SafE family protein: MAAELFGIAATQLGLFVGFGLLVGILFGFFGMGGSFLVTPALLVMGYDSTTAVGSGLAFVFGTSVIAALRHRDHGQVDYKLGLLFIVGMTAGIEVGKEVVYYLQELGSADLVVSLSYIGLLSTVGLFMLRDARKDADADGDDESPVVRKLQSVRIPPMVSIKGGAEVSLWLTLAIAAFIGVLSGFLGVGGGFLLMPAMMYGLGVPAAVAVGTDVFQITASGAFGAFTYAKSGAVDLTIVLPLLAGSAMGARVGAAATALVDEDDITEYFAAMLLAGGAAVASKNLGNAYGVELLNQVSMALIFGSALLVSGAVVWASVRSLQDGETAATSSAD, translated from the coding sequence GTGGCCGCGGAACTGTTCGGCATCGCGGCGACCCAACTCGGCCTGTTCGTCGGGTTCGGCCTGCTCGTCGGCATCCTGTTCGGGTTCTTCGGGATGGGCGGGTCGTTCCTCGTCACGCCCGCACTGCTCGTGATGGGCTACGACTCGACGACCGCGGTCGGAAGCGGTCTCGCGTTCGTGTTCGGCACCTCGGTCATCGCGGCGCTCCGACACCGCGACCACGGGCAGGTGGACTACAAACTCGGCCTGCTGTTCATCGTGGGGATGACCGCGGGCATCGAAGTCGGCAAGGAAGTCGTCTACTACCTGCAAGAACTCGGGTCGGCCGACCTCGTGGTCAGCCTCTCGTACATCGGCCTGCTCTCGACCGTCGGCCTATTCATGCTCCGAGACGCCCGCAAGGACGCCGACGCGGACGGAGACGACGAGTCTCCCGTCGTCCGGAAACTCCAGTCGGTCCGAATCCCGCCGATGGTCTCCATCAAGGGCGGCGCGGAGGTGTCGCTGTGGCTGACCCTCGCCATCGCCGCGTTCATCGGCGTTCTCTCGGGCTTTCTCGGCGTCGGCGGCGGCTTCCTGCTCATGCCCGCGATGATGTACGGACTGGGCGTCCCGGCCGCCGTCGCGGTCGGAACCGACGTGTTCCAGATTACGGCCTCGGGCGCGTTCGGCGCGTTCACCTACGCCAAGTCCGGCGCGGTGGACCTCACCATCGTCCTGCCTCTGCTTGCCGGGTCCGCGATGGGTGCCCGCGTCGGCGCGGCCGCGACCGCACTCGTGGACGAGGACGACATCACGGAGTACTTCGCCGCGATGCTGTTGGCGGGTGGGGCCGCCGTCGCCAGCAAGAACCTCGGCAACGCCTACGGCGTCGAACTCCTGAATCAGGTCAGCATGGCGCTCATCTTCGGGTCGGCGCTACTGGTCAGCGGTGCCGTCGTCTGGGCGAGCGTCCGAAGCCTACAGGACGGCGAGACGGCCGCGACTTCGAGCGCCGACTGA
- a CDS encoding MFS transporter, whose amino-acid sequence MGLYERAGGYRELLRNATFLRLFGGRVITDTGDSLYFVATMWLVWELTNSTFYTGLAVALVQIPTALNFLVGPLVDRWELRRVLVATQVLNGVGVLVVPAAAALGHLSIWLLVVLVPLLTFVNGFVYPAQNAALPRVVEKAQLTKANSLFSTSVRAIDTVSKGIGGALIALVSATSLFVVDSVTFAVAAVLFLGVSVPKSGETSESDETERERSDGRERDVEAASDGGTKTGDERDDDGPDGSPQESDGGPSESSRETDGGAVESYLSELRDGIDYVRGSALVPIIFSAMVINFGFMAADAVLPAFAESLGGPDAYGVLLAAIGAGTFVGSAGAFLVEERSVSRVTIVGYPIAGVTLAGAVTVPGTWPTAALLFATAVFPGTFNVMVFTLVQSAVDESLLGRVSSLVKGATSIMAPTGALFGGTMGGYVGTETVLYLFGAALPLFGLYFLAHPALRSLPPAGEADEKSIGL is encoded by the coding sequence ATGGGACTGTATGAAAGGGCCGGTGGCTATCGCGAGTTGCTCCGAAACGCCACCTTCCTGAGACTCTTCGGCGGGCGAGTCATCACCGACACCGGCGACTCGCTCTACTTCGTCGCCACGATGTGGCTGGTGTGGGAACTGACGAACTCCACGTTCTACACGGGACTGGCGGTCGCACTCGTCCAGATTCCGACCGCGCTCAACTTCTTGGTCGGTCCGCTCGTAGACCGGTGGGAGTTGCGGCGGGTCCTCGTCGCCACGCAGGTTCTCAACGGCGTCGGGGTGTTGGTCGTCCCCGCGGCGGCGGCGCTGGGCCATCTCTCGATATGGTTGCTCGTCGTCCTCGTGCCGTTGCTGACGTTCGTCAACGGGTTCGTCTACCCCGCCCAGAACGCCGCGCTCCCCCGAGTCGTGGAGAAGGCGCAACTGACGAAGGCCAACTCGCTGTTCTCGACTTCCGTCCGGGCAATCGACACGGTGAGCAAGGGCATCGGCGGTGCGCTGATTGCGCTCGTCAGCGCGACTTCGCTGTTCGTCGTGGACTCGGTGACGTTTGCCGTCGCCGCGGTGCTGTTTCTCGGCGTCAGCGTTCCGAAGTCGGGCGAGACGAGCGAGAGCGACGAGACCGAACGCGAGAGGTCTGACGGCCGCGAGCGAGACGTAGAAGCCGCGAGCGACGGCGGCACGAAGACCGGCGACGAACGGGACGACGACGGACCGGACGGGTCGCCGCAGGAGAGCGACGGCGGGCCAAGCGAGTCGTCCCGAGAGACCGACGGCGGGGCCGTCGAGTCGTACCTCTCGGAACTCCGTGACGGCATCGACTACGTCCGAGGGTCGGCGCTCGTCCCGATAATCTTCAGCGCGATGGTCATCAACTTCGGCTTCATGGCGGCCGACGCGGTGCTTCCGGCGTTCGCCGAGTCGCTGGGCGGTCCCGACGCCTACGGCGTGTTGCTCGCGGCCATCGGTGCCGGGACGTTCGTCGGAAGCGCCGGGGCGTTCCTCGTCGAGGAGCGCTCGGTCAGTCGCGTCACCATCGTCGGCTATCCGATAGCCGGGGTGACGCTGGCAGGTGCCGTCACCGTTCCGGGGACGTGGCCCACTGCGGCCCTGTTGTTCGCCACCGCCGTCTTTCCGGGGACGTTCAACGTGATGGTGTTCACGTTGGTCCAGTCGGCCGTAGACGAGTCGCTTTTGGGCCGGGTCAGTTCGCTCGTGAAGGGCGCGACTTCGATTATGGCACCCACCGGTGCGCTGTTCGGCGGGACGATGGGCGGGTACGTCGGCACCGAGACGGTGCTGTACCTCTTCGGGGCGGCGTTGCCGCTGTTCGGTCTCTACTTCCTCGCTCACCCCGCGCTTCGGTCACTGCCGCCAGCGGGGGAGGCCGACGAGAAGTCCATCGGCTTGTGA
- a CDS encoding DUF7512 family protein codes for MVGFETLGQNGRAVADVGTVLAEATVLYVGYGALTAALREKVERALGGE; via the coding sequence ATGGTAGGGTTCGAAACGCTGGGCCAGAACGGACGGGCCGTCGCGGACGTCGGGACGGTCCTCGCGGAGGCGACGGTGCTGTACGTCGGCTACGGCGCGCTCACGGCGGCCCTCCGCGAGAAGGTAGAACGCGCGCTCGGAGGTGAGTAG
- the lanM gene encoding type 2 lanthipeptide synthetase LanM, which translates to MDVRNLAASAELIQERIDDGHRAPTEDGTTLEAFDYVDESLAEELRENFGSDAVEYANLETWPNEKLPDWVEAFGDVYDRLKSVREPLSGGERREVPFREIVAPIADHCVESVLDSAPTARLSDDAIASLEAQLLDRLTDLCAQPLHLDFIRFIVERDPEVIADERRSPDSREWYESYVRAFYDGRMESFFEEYAMVARLLSVVTTQWRESVAEFAERLHADYDDICGMVGEGTVGDVARVESNGDPHERGRSVFRVEFERGEVFYKPRELDAEREFYGFLNWLADRFDAFPTLPTPALRTRGDYGWMESVERATLTSKSDVERYYRKTGALSFVLYLLNVSDCHGENLLASDESAVLVDAETVLAPSLYEVPRTELFDKLRKEVHESSVLKTQMVQLHDARSETDKSGLGVNDAERATTRTLVWTHVNTDAMDFEYRRPGVEDDENYPLYEGDPAPPELFADRIVEGFEAAYDAVASAPDEVKDDVTDRFDGVRLRCVLQDTAQYESLLNTLTNPTPLRNGVVFGNEIRDTLSKTWAEYSTTTPESVSEIVAAEREALLRRDVPKFHTSADAEAITFEDETVCRSAAAGLERVQRRIDRLSAEDRTFQTGLIESCLRGSDVPESERELPGNRL; encoded by the coding sequence ATGGATGTCAGGAACCTCGCGGCGTCCGCGGAACTGATTCAGGAGCGAATCGACGACGGCCACCGCGCGCCGACCGAAGACGGAACCACGCTCGAAGCGTTCGACTACGTAGACGAGTCGCTCGCCGAGGAACTCCGGGAGAACTTCGGGAGCGACGCCGTCGAGTACGCGAACCTCGAAACGTGGCCCAACGAGAAGTTGCCCGACTGGGTCGAAGCGTTCGGCGACGTTTACGACCGCCTGAAGTCGGTTCGGGAACCCCTCTCGGGCGGGGAGCGCCGCGAGGTTCCCTTTCGGGAAATCGTCGCTCCGATTGCCGACCACTGCGTCGAGAGTGTCCTCGACTCGGCACCAACGGCGAGACTATCCGACGACGCGATAGCGAGTCTCGAAGCCCAGTTGCTCGACCGGTTGACCGACCTCTGCGCACAGCCGCTTCACCTCGATTTTATCAGGTTCATCGTCGAGCGAGACCCGGAGGTTATCGCGGACGAGCGGCGGTCCCCCGACTCCAGAGAGTGGTACGAGAGCTACGTCCGGGCGTTCTACGACGGTCGGATGGAGTCGTTCTTCGAGGAGTACGCGATGGTGGCCCGACTGCTCTCGGTCGTCACGACCCAGTGGCGCGAATCGGTCGCGGAGTTCGCCGAGCGACTGCACGCCGACTACGACGACATCTGCGGGATGGTCGGCGAGGGGACCGTCGGCGACGTGGCGCGCGTCGAATCCAACGGTGACCCACACGAGCGCGGGAGGTCGGTGTTTCGCGTCGAGTTCGAGCGCGGCGAGGTGTTCTACAAACCCCGCGAACTCGACGCCGAGAGGGAGTTTTACGGCTTTTTGAACTGGTTGGCCGACCGGTTCGACGCGTTTCCGACGCTCCCGACTCCGGCCCTGCGAACTCGCGGGGACTACGGGTGGATGGAGAGCGTCGAACGGGCGACCCTGACGAGCAAGTCGGATGTCGAGCGGTACTACCGGAAGACGGGGGCGCTGTCGTTCGTGCTGTACCTGTTGAACGTCTCGGACTGCCACGGCGAGAACCTGCTAGCCAGCGACGAGTCGGCGGTGCTGGTAGACGCCGAAACCGTGCTGGCACCGTCGCTGTACGAGGTGCCCCGGACGGAGTTGTTCGACAAGTTGCGAAAGGAAGTCCACGAGTCGAGCGTCCTCAAGACCCAGATGGTACAACTGCACGACGCGCGAAGCGAGACCGACAAGTCCGGACTCGGCGTGAACGACGCCGAGCGAGCGACGACCCGGACGCTCGTCTGGACGCACGTCAACACGGACGCGATGGACTTCGAGTACCGGCGACCCGGAGTCGAGGACGACGAGAACTACCCGCTCTACGAGGGCGACCCCGCGCCGCCGGAGTTGTTCGCAGACCGGATAGTCGAGGGATTCGAGGCGGCCTACGACGCGGTTGCGAGCGCCCCGGACGAGGTGAAAGACGACGTGACCGACCGGTTCGACGGGGTACGACTCAGATGCGTCCTCCAAGACACGGCCCAGTACGAGTCGCTTCTGAACACGCTGACGAACCCCACGCCCCTGCGAAACGGCGTCGTCTTCGGGAACGAGATACGCGACACCCTCTCGAAGACGTGGGCCGAGTACTCCACGACCACGCCGGAGTCGGTCTCGGAAATCGTCGCGGCGGAGCGCGAAGCGTTGCTCCGGCGGGACGTGCCGAAGTTCCACACCTCGGCCGACGCGGAGGCGATTACCTTCGAGGATGAGACGGTGTGCCGGTCGGCGGCGGCGGGTCTCGAACGCGTCCAGCGTCGAATCGACCGGTTGTCCGCCGAGGACCGAACCTTCCAGACCGGACTGATAGAGTCGTGTCTCCGCGGTTCCGACGTGCCCGAGAGCGAGCGAGAGCTACCCGGAAACAGATTGTGA